A stretch of the Arachis stenosperma cultivar V10309 chromosome 6, arast.V10309.gnm1.PFL2, whole genome shotgun sequence genome encodes the following:
- the LOC130932596 gene encoding serine/arginine-rich-splicing factor SR34 isoform X2, which yields MSRRGSRTVYVGNLPGDIREREVEDLFSKYGHITHIDLKVPPRPPGYAFVEFEDYQDAEDAIRGRDGYDFDGHRLRVEPAHGGRGHSSSRDRYSSHSNGRGGRGVSRRSEYRVLVTGLPSSASWQDLKDHMRKAGDVCFSQVFHDGRGTTGIVDYTNYDDMKYAIKKLDDSEFRNAFSRGYVRVREYDSRRDSSRSPSRGPSHSRGRSYSRSRSRSRSYSRGRSPSKSPKGKSSPRSPAKSPPRSASRSRSRSRSRSLSGSRSRSRSPLPVRNKSPKRRSASRSPSRSRSRSKSLSR from the exons ATGAGTAGGCGTGGGAGCAGAACAGTCTACGTTGGCAACCTCCCTGGTGATATTCGTGAAAGAGAAGTAGAAGatttgttttcaaag TATGGACATATAACTCACATTGATCTCAAGGTTCCGCCAAGGCCTCCTGGCTATGCATTTGTGGAG TTTGAAGACTATCAAGATGCTGAGGACGCGATTCGAGGGCGTGATGGATATGATTTTGATGGCCACCGCTTGCGG GTGGAGCCTGCACATGGAGGGCGTGGTCATTCATCTTCAAGAGATCGATATAGTAGTCACAGCAACGGTCGAGGTGGACGTGGGGTATCTAGGCGCTCGGAATATCGTG TTCTGGTCACTGGATTGCCCTCTTCTGCTTCATGGCAGGATCTTAAA GATCACATGCGAAAGGCCGGGGATGTTTGCTTTTCCCAAGTTTTCCATGATGGAAGAG GAACTACTGGGATTGTGGATTACACAAACTATGATGACATGAAATATGCT ATCAAGAAGCTTGACGACTCTGAGTTTCGGAATGCATTTTCCAGGGGCTATGTTAGG GTGAGGGAATATGATTCAAGGCGGGATTCCTCTAGAAGTCCTAGTCGTGGCCCATCTCATTCTAGAGGAAGAAGCTATAGCCGCAGCCGCAGCCGCAGTCGTAGCTACAGTCGGGGCCGTAGCCCAAG CAAATCTCCAAAGGGGAAGTCTTCACCACGGTCACCAGCTAAATCTCCACCAAGATCTGCTTCCCGTTCTCGTTCAAGATCAAGGTCTCGTTCTTTATCAGG ATCACGATCAAGGTCTAGGTCTCCATTGCCTGTG CGTAATAAAAGCCCAAAAAGACGCAGTGCTAGCAGGAGTCCAAGTAGAAGCAGGAGCAGGAGCAAGAGTTTGTCCCG GTGA
- the LOC130932596 gene encoding phytochrome A-associated F-box protein isoform X1, with product MSLKAKMFGALSDDIILKIFHTLEDDPRHWATLACVCTRFCSLIHTSCCKSLCHRTIPSDLLPSSSTSTAADWASLHKLSVCCPGPIHAGLLLETSDFGLQRELGPDLPITLATAPAAPPIPSNDVVSSDSYWSLYDDLYFDTVYNPSETETETESASHPVESQQPPLSSVVEKKECNKRRKVCRSSHLASGTRNLSREQGSKLLARQFRHDWLYICEWPGCVHVEEKRNYRLFRGVFKNFKRSRVWRTINDGKRKRIDLGCAFCNCHETWDLLSAFCLRRGFGYHDDGQPVVRAFVCENGHVSGAWTDVPIYT from the coding sequence ATGAGTTTGAAGGCGAAAATGTTCGGAGCCTTGAGCGACGATATAATCCTCAAGATCTTCCACACTCTGGAAGATGACCCTCGCCACTGGGCAACACTCGCTTGCGTATGCACCAGATTCTGCTCCCTCATCCACACCTCCTGCTGCAAGTCCCTCTGCCACCGCACTATCCCCTCCGATCTCCTCCCCTCTTCCTCCACTTCCACCGCCGCAGATTGGGCCTCTCTCCACAAGCTCTCCGTCTGCTGCCCCGGTCCCATCCACGCCGGCCTCCTCCTCGAAACCTCCGACTTCGGCCTCCAACGCGAGCTCGGCCCAGACCTCCCCATCACCCTCGCCACAGCACCCGCCGCCCCTCCCATTCCCTCCAACGACGTTGTTTCCTCTGACTCCTACTGGTCCCTCTACGACGACCTTTACTTCGACACCGTTTACAATCCCTCCGAGACCGAAACCGAAACCGAGTCCGCATCCCATCCTGTAGAGTCTCAGCAACCGCCGTTATCGTCGGTGGTTGAGAAGAAGGAGTGCAACAAGAGGAGGAAAGTGTGCAGATCATCGCATCTGGCTTCAGGGACTCGGAACCTGAGCAGAGAACAGGGGAGCAAGCTTCTTGCGAGACAGTTTCGGCATGATTGGCTGTACATCTGTGAGTGGCCAGGGTGCGTCCACGTGGAAGAGAAGAGGAATTACAGGTTGTTCAGAGGTGTGTTCAAGAACTTCAAGAGGAGCAGGGTGTGGAGGACCATCAATGATGGAAAGAGGAAGAGGATCGATCTTGGTTGCGCCTTCTGTAACTGTCATGAGACTTGGGATCTGTTGTCTGCGTTTTGTTTGAGGAGGGGCTTTGGCTATCACGATGATGGTCAGCCTGTTGTTCGAGCTTTTGTTTGTGAGAATGGCCATGTCTCTGGTGCTTGGACTGATGTCCCCATCTACACTTAA
- the LOC130935659 gene encoding universal stress protein PHOS34 isoform X2 codes for MASCCAKKVPEREKQVMVVGVDDSEYSTYALEWTLDHLITPSPTPIFKLVVVFAKPSVTSAVGIIGPGAPEVFPMVEADIKRTAARVTEQAKQLCINKSVNDAIVEVVEGDPRNVLCEAVEKHHASVLVVGSHGYGAIKRAVLGSVSDYCAHHAHCTVMIVKKPKTKH; via the exons ATGGCAAGTTGCTGCGCAAAGAAGGTTCCAGAAAGAGAGAAGCAGGTGATGGTGGTTGGTGTGGATGACAGTGAATACAGCACCTACGCTCTTGAATGGACCCTCGACCACTTGATCACACCCTCTCCCACTCCCATCTTCAAGCTCGTTGTTGTCTTTGCCAAGCCTTCTGTTACCTCCGCTGTTGGCATCATAGGCCCtg GAGCCCCTGAGGTGTTTCCGATGGTGGAAGCCGATATTAAAAGGACTGCTGCCAGAGTCACCGAACAAGCTAAACAACTCTGCATCAACAAATCT GTGAATGATGCAATTGTGGAAGTGGTAGAAGGCGATCCAAGAAATGTTCTTTGTGAAGCTGTGGAGAAGCACCACGCTTCGGTATTGGTGGTGGGTAGCCATGGTTACGGAGCCATAAAAAG AGCTGTATTAGGGAGTGTGAGTGACTATTGTGCTCATCATGCTCATTGCACTGTCATGATCGTCAAGAAGCCCAAAACCAAGCACTGA
- the LOC130935659 gene encoding universal stress protein A-like protein isoform X1 — protein sequence MASCCAKKVPEREKQVMVVGVDDSEYSTYALEWTLDHLITPSPTPIFKLVVVFAKPSVTSAVGIIGPVVGAPEVFPMVEADIKRTAARVTEQAKQLCINKSVNDAIVEVVEGDPRNVLCEAVEKHHASVLVVGSHGYGAIKRAVLGSVSDYCAHHAHCTVMIVKKPKTKH from the exons ATGGCAAGTTGCTGCGCAAAGAAGGTTCCAGAAAGAGAGAAGCAGGTGATGGTGGTTGGTGTGGATGACAGTGAATACAGCACCTACGCTCTTGAATGGACCCTCGACCACTTGATCACACCCTCTCCCACTCCCATCTTCAAGCTCGTTGTTGTCTTTGCCAAGCCTTCTGTTACCTCCGCTGTTGGCATCATAGGCCCtg TTGTAGGAGCCCCTGAGGTGTTTCCGATGGTGGAAGCCGATATTAAAAGGACTGCTGCCAGAGTCACCGAACAAGCTAAACAACTCTGCATCAACAAATCT GTGAATGATGCAATTGTGGAAGTGGTAGAAGGCGATCCAAGAAATGTTCTTTGTGAAGCTGTGGAGAAGCACCACGCTTCGGTATTGGTGGTGGGTAGCCATGGTTACGGAGCCATAAAAAG AGCTGTATTAGGGAGTGTGAGTGACTATTGTGCTCATCATGCTCATTGCACTGTCATGATCGTCAAGAAGCCCAAAACCAAGCACTGA